Part of the Pseudodesulfovibrio mercurii genome is shown below.
TCTTCTCGGAGAACTTTTCGCCGGTGACGAAGGCCACTTCGAGGAACAGGTCCTTGCGCAGGGACAGGCCCGCTTCCTCGGCCTTCTGGGCCAGGTGCATGAGGTAGCTGGGCGTGCCCACGTAGCCGGTGACGCGCAGCTTCTGCATGATCTCGATCTGGGAGTTGGTGTTGCCGGGCCCGGCGGGCACCACGGCGCAGGACAGGTTGCGCAGGGGTTCCTCGAACATGAGGCCCGCGGGCGCGAGGTGGTAGTTGAAGGTGATCTGGGCCAGGTCGCCGGAGCGGAAGCCCGCGGCGTAGAAGCCTTCGGTCCAGCCCCAGTAGTCCTCGGAGCGGTCCTCGGGGTCGAAGATCGGACCGGGGGAAAGGAACACGCGCTGCAGCTCGCCCAGGTCCTTGGTCAGCAACCCGCCGAGGCGGGGGCCCATGGACTGGAGAAAGATGAGTTCCTTTTTCTTGATGATGGGGATATGCTTCAGGTCGTTCAGGGTGCGGAACTTGTCCACGTTGAACTGGGCGCGGTCGAACCGCTTCTTGACGTCCTCGGAGTAACGGTAGGCGTAGGAGAGCAGCTCCTTCAGCTGCAACTGGCAGTACTGCCTGCGCTCGGACTCGTCGAGCACCTCGCGGCGGGAATAGATTCCCTCGGTGCGGTCTTTTCGTGTCATATGTGTGCTCCTTGGTGGCTTGATACCCGTTTTGAACGGGGAGCGGGACTATAACACGGCAGAATATTTTTGCAAGAAAAACTTTAAATTTACAGATATTCCGATCAGTTGCAAGGACAAAATTACATCTCCCGCAAGTTGCAGAATATGCTTGACACCACAATCCCAAATGGATACTCATACCTTCCCTGAAGGGTCATGGGTCGTTAACTCAGTTGGTAGAGTATCTGCCTTTTAAGCAGAGAGTCACTGGTTCGAGCCCAGTACGACCCACCAGAATGCGTCCCCATCGTCTAGTGGCCTAGGACTCCGGCCTCTCACGCCGGCAACAGGGGTTCAAACCCCCTTGGGGACGCCAAGACAAATCAACGGGTTACGGTGAATGCCGTAACCCGTTTCTTGTTTACGTGGCTCGTCCGCGTGGCTCGAGCGCCACGTCAGCATCACCGGACCAACTTCAGGGCGGGCGATTCCCTGTCCCCGTCATTCCGCCAGGCCGCATCCAAGGCATCCACCGCGCCGGTGCTTTTCTTGACCTTGTGGATGTATCGCTGGGTCGTCGCAATGGACTTGTGACGAAGCAACTGCTGCACTTCCACGATGGTCGCCCCGTTATGGATGGCGATGCTGGCGGACAGGTGGCGGATTCCGTGATAACCGAAGTTCCTCACGCCGACATCGGCACACAGCCGCCGCAGCCAACGGTTGTTGATGTCCAGAAGGCCTTCGAACCGGCTTCCGAACACCAGTTCCTCGTCCCTGGACATCAGCATCCATTCCGCCAGGTGCGCCCTGAGCATGTCGGAAATGGGCAGCTCGTCGAACTCGGCATTCCCGCTTCTGCGCTTGTTGGTCCAGAAACCGATCATGCCCGTGGCCAGATTGACTTCCGAGCACTTGAGCTTCCACAATTCGCCCCGGCGGGCAGCCGTGTGGAACGCCAGCAGAAGCAGTTGCCGTTGCAAGGGCGTTGCCGCATCCACGACCTTGCGGAAGTCCTCAAGGGGCGGAACCCACCTCGGGTGGCGCTGCTCTGGGAACTTGTCCACGGATCGGAACGGATTCGTCTTGTCCATTCCCAGATACCGCGCACCCCACTTCCAGGCGGCGGCAAGGTTTTTCCGGTCCCGATTGGCCGTGTTCCCCGTGGTCTGCTGCTTGAGCCGACTCAGGTGGTTCAGGGCCACCACAGGGCTGATCTCATGAACCAGCTGTGTCGGTCTTGCCGTCATTTCGAACAACCGTCGAAACGCAAGGCGCTTGTCCGAGCAGCTTCCCTTGGACCATGTGGCCGTGGCGTAATCCATGTAGGCATTCGCCCAATCCCCGACCAGGACTTCCAGGCCCACGCGATGCATGTCCTTTCGTTTTTCCGCATCGGCGAGCTCCAAGGCTTCTCGGGTCTTGTTTTCCCATTTTTCCGCGTCTTTCATTTTGTCAAAGAGCTGGGTGCGCCTGATCTGCCGCGACCCGTCGGTGGGTGTGTACCGCACGGCCCCACGCCACCGTTTTCCTTCCTTATAAGGCATTGTCCTTTCTCCTTAATAGGGAAGGCCGCTTACCGGGATTCACGCTGCCATAGCTTGTGTTTGTCGGTCAAATTCTTCCGCTGCCGCTTTTTAGGCATGGGGATATCGTCTGGCTGATCCGATGCTCCCACTGTGTTCCGTGCCTCGTAGGCGTCCACGTGTTCCCGGCGAAACCGGATTCCACGCGACCCGACAATGAAGGCCTTCAGGCGGACCTTCATATCGCGACGCCTGACAAGGCTTTCGGAAATTCCCAAAAGCTGGGCAACTTGTTTAACCGTCAACACATCATCCACGTTCACGACCTTCAACCGGTTTCGTCGAGCCGGACATCCTGACGCTCAACACACCAGTTCAACACTCCCGGCATGCGCAAAGTCAAACGGCTGGAGGGGGAAAAGAATAAAAAAACGACCCCGCCGGGAAATGGCGGGGCCGCATCTAATAGGAACTGCCCAGATAGGCGTTCGATATGTCACGGCGACCGGGGGAATGCCCTGCCGCTTCCTCGATGGCGTCTCGCGCTTCGTTGTCGAGCCGGGGCCATTCGTCCCCGACCGTTGCCTGGGCTGCCTCCTGGAACACCTGCACGCTCTCGTGCTGGTTGGGCGGCTCAAAGCCCGCGTGATTCACATACATTTGATGAAACCTTTCGTGCCGAAGACCGTGCAAGGTTCCTCCGGCATTCTTACCGGCAAGGCCGTGTTTCCTGGCCGCATAGTCCAGCCGGTGCAGCCAGTTGTCGCCCATGCCCTCGGGCATGAGGTTGTGAATACCCTTCCTGTTGGAGGGGGACACGTATTCCTCGGCTCGTTCAAGAGCCGCTTCCTGTTGCCGGGACAGACCATGCAGGGTCCGAGGCCTGCCGCCCTTTGTCCCGTACTGAACGAGAAGGCTATGGTTTTCCCGGTCCCAATCGTTGGGCAGGTCCAGCTTGGCTGATTCTTCCCGACGCAGCCCGAGCTCATACATCAGCTCGATCTGAGCCGCCGCCCGGCCGGCATGCCGGAACGACGCGTCGTTCCGCATGCTGGCCAGGGATTCTTTAACCATATCCGGGATGACCGCGCGGGACGCCTGATTGGCGATGGAGCCGCGCCGCACCCCGAAGGTCGCGTTGCTATTGCTGATATTGTCGTTCTCGTAGGCTCGGCAGACGTGGCGGGCAGCGGTGAAGACTTCGGCAATCCTGCCGTCGCCCACGCCGTCCGCACGCATGGTATCCGCCACGCTCTGGAAGTGCCTGTTTGTCACCTTGGTCCACTTCTCGACCCCCATGTTCGCCTGGCGCAAAACATCGACGAAATGGCGGGCCGTCTGGCGGATTCGGTGTTGTTTCGATTTTGGCCCGGACAAGGTTGCCCGGTTCGCCGCAAACTTGAGGCTGTCGGATTTTCCCATTGGAATTCTCCTTCCGTTAAAGGTTCGGGGCAGCGCCCCGGGGCCAAGCAGGTCGGACTTTTCCCGTTATCCGGGAAAGACCTGCCTGTGGCGGTAAACCCGCCACGCATCACCAGCTAAGGGAAGAATGAATGCCCGTTTCCCATTGGAAGAAGATTCCGGAAGACCCAGTCAATAAGGGGTGCTGCCCCGCAAGCGCATACGTCTTGCGGATAGAATGGCAGCCGTAGGGGAAGTGCGGCAATGACAAGCGTAGATACTTGCCATTCCACCATCGGCGGGTGCTGCGTTACAGCCTGCGTGTTTGGATTCTGAAATGGCCGTTTGTTTGGAAAACGGCGCGTGGATCGTTGAAGCTCAAGGCTTCTTCATGCGTCATCAGTTCGGACTTCGTCACGAACTTATGACGCGCGTCAATGCGTCTCACCTCCTTTTGGTTACGGAATTATCCGGTGGATATGCCCCACCATATGACGCCGCGAAATCTTCGCGCAAGCTCCGGCGGGACGATTTCTTCACCTCCCGCCGTTTTTTTCGCGAGCGTGACGCAAGCAGCCGCCGAGGCAAGGCCAAGCCCTTCGGGCGGACGCTTCGCGATCCGGCCTTGCCCCGACGACTTTACTTGCGTCGTGATTACCGCAGGCGACGGCGAGAGGGATGGCGGTTTCGACTCCGGCTCAAGGGATATTCCCTGGCCCTTGCTCTCGCATCCATCCCAAAAACAGTAACAAACTTCTTGCTGCTGTTTACTAACTTATTACTTAATCTAATTAATAGACAAGTTACTTACCACTGTTGATGATGTGGTTGGTTAACTCGATTTTGAATCCGGCTCAGGGGCTATCCCGTGGTCCGCGCTCACGCATCCACCCAAAAAAGCGACAACCCTCTTGCTATTGGTAATTAACTTATTTATTATCTTAACTAAGCAACTAATTACTTAATTATGTTAACAAGGCAGTTGATTAATCATGACTGAAGACAGCGTCGTTGACCTCACCCCTGTGAAGACTCCGGAACAATTGTTGAAGGAAGAAGTGGGGCTTTATCTGAAGATTGTCCGGGAGACTCAGGGCAAGCCTTTGCGGTGGGTGGCCCAGAAGTTGGGGGTCTCCAACTCGTTCATATCCCAGATCGAAAAGGGGGACGCTTCGATTCCACTGGATCGGGTACTGGACTTCTCCCTTGCCTATGATCTTCCTGTGCCGGAGTTCGTTCGAATCGTTCTCGTCACCATGCACAATGACACATATCGAGCGCTGATGAGCATACTGGAGAATGACCCGGAAATGGCTAATGCCGCCAACCGTTGCCACACGATTGCAAATCCCAAAGAACGAGCCAAGCGGCGCAAAGTTCTCAACCCTGGGCTGAGTTCAAAATCGCTTCAACGAATGCGGGAATTCATTTTGGAAAACCAAAAGCCGACGTATGGAAAACCGGTGGCAGGTGACTCGTGATTGATCTACGGAAACAAGACCACCTGGGGGTAACCTCGTCGTCCGATGACGGCGACATCCACAACGATGACGCGTTCCTTTTTTTGGAGAATTGTCCTTCCCACCGGTACGAGGCCATAATCACGGACCCGCCTTTCGAGATCGGTATCGCTGGCAAGGATTGGGATTGCAAAAAGCTTCGGACCGACGTTCTAGCCTACCAATTCTATCGCGTTCTGAAACCTGGCGGCAATGTCTTTGTATTCTGCTCGGATTTTCAATTCGGCGATTGGTATCGGGAGCTTTCCCGCTATTTTACCAAGTTGCGCAAGTATGCTTGGTGCAAACCGGATTCGCGAAGCACCAACAAGGGGATGTTTCAGGAGAGCTTCGAACTCGGGCTGCATGTGTGCTCAGAAAATTCATATTTCGACAAGGAAGGCCGCTATAAAAATTATGTGGTCGCTGGAAAAACATCAGGGAATGAACGGATGATGCCTGACCCCGATGAGGAATGGTCAACCAAGAAGGGCGAAAAGACCCTTCACCCAACGCAAAAAAAATTGTCGGTAATCGAAACGCTGGTTACCGCATTGAGCAAAGAAGGCGACACCATTTTTGATCCCTTCGCAGGCACCGGAACGCTCGGGGTCGCAGCCAAAAATTTGGGTAGAAAATTCGAGATGGTCGAGTACGGCTTCCGAAACCACATCGCTGCATGGGACAGGATTTTAGGGGAAGAGTAAGGCCAAACACCAACAAGCCGAATTAATATTCGAGACGAAGCTCGACTGCCCTATTCAACTTCATCCTAAGATGTTCCCATTTTGGGACGACTCGGGACAACAGGCGATAAAACGCTGCCGAGTGGTTCCTGACGCGCAAATGGCAAAGTTCGTGGAAAATCACGTACTCGATGCAATCCTTCGGCGCTGCGACAAGCTCAGGGTTCAGGATGATCGTACCGCTATTGGTACAGCTTCCCCAACGTTTTCGCATCCGAAGCATTCGCCACTCCGGAACGGTTTTCACGCCCATCCCGGAAGTTCTCTCCAGGCACGATCCCACCAGGGAATGGAAAATCGCATCCGCCCGATCACGAAGCCACGCATCCACCAGTTTCTTGGCCACATCTGCGCCATCCTGGGCCAGGAGGGTCACTTCCAGATGCGCTCCTTTGAGCTTGGCTGAACGTTCGTGGCCAACCAACAGCTTCAACCGATATTGCCGTCCCAGATACCTGACTTCCTCGCCGGAGACATATCGCCTGGCCGGGATGGCCGGGGGATAAGCCGCGAATATCCTCTGCTGCTTGAGGACCCAAGCTCCCCGGCTTTTTACCTTGGCCGCTATCTCATCGACAGTTGCCGTCCGAGGCGTATCCGTGACGACGGTACCATCGGGGAAGACATGGATGGCCAAGGTCTTCCTGGTCGCTGGCCGGATGGAGTAATCGATTCTGGTGGTCCCGTAATGTACGGAACCGCGGGCTGGCAAATCAGGCAAGGTCACGTCTCTTGGCAACAAGAATCAATTTATCGATGACAGCATCTATCACTTCGCCGGGAAATGTCACACCGGATGATTCCGAAGCGTCATACAAAACGTCTTCAATATCGTTCTTCATTTCGTTGACAATATCAATATTGTCGCTCCAATCCCTGATTTTCCTGGATGTTACGGCGTCGTCTATGGATATCGCCATCTGGGGCAAGGAAGCTTCGGCGATCTGCCCCTCCAGCATTTCCCCCAGGATTCCGAAGTAAACGGCGGCTTCGTCCTTGCCCTTGAGGGACGGCGGCAGGTTGCCACGTTCCCCCTGTTGCAAGTCATCCAGCAGTCCCCGCATCTTGCCGAGATATTCGGCATCGGAAAGCCGGTGCGCACGATGGCTGCTGATGGTTTCGTTGATGATTTCCGACAGACGCTTGAAGAGGACCGGGTCCTCGTCCATTCGGACGGTGATCGTTTTCTTCACCCGGGCCGCGATGTGGTCGGCCTTGGCGGCATCCCCCTGGATCAGCTCCAACTGTTGCTCGAAGGCGTCCACGGCAAAGATATCCACCGGGGCGACCACCTCCTGCACGGCATCCGCTCCGATGTGCTTGCTGACCATGTTCTTGAGCTGCTGCTCGTAGGCCGAGTAATCCACGGCCTCGCCAAACCGACGCTTGACGGCGTTGCGAAGGTTTAGGAAATCCTTCAAATCGGCCTTGTACCGGCGGATCGTCTTTTCGGGCGTATTGTCTAGAAACCGCGCGCTGCTCAGCGCCAGTTGCAGGGTGTTGGCAAAGAGGCGCAGGGCATCGTAAAACCGCTCCCGGATGTCTTCCGGCTCCAGAGCCAGTTGCATGGCCTCGATGTCCACCTTGTTCCCGACTTCCTTGAAAATCTCCCAGACATTAGCGTGCCTGGCCTTAAGTTGTTCGATCTCGCCGCTGACGTCGAGAATGGTATTCTCGATGTCGGCCCGGTCGAACCCTTCCTTTTCCAGGGCGGCATAGGTGTCGATGGCTTCATTCAAGGCCCCGAAGATGCCCCGGTAATCCACAACCAAGCCGTAATCCTTGCCGTCCCACAAACGGTTCACCCGGGCGATGGCCTGAAGGATGTTGTGCTCCTTGAGGTTCTTGTCCAGGTAAAGGACGCTGTTCCGGGGCGCGTCGAACCCGGTTAAAAGCTTGTCGATGACGATCAGGATTTCGGGGTCGTCATTGTGGTTGAAGGCGTTGATGATGCTTTCGAGATACTGCTTCTCGTTGCCATACCGGCGCATCATGTCGTTCCAGAACACCTGCACCTCGGGTATCTTGAATTCATCGGTGGAGGTGTTGCCCTCTCGGCTGTCGGGGGAAGACATGACCACGGCCACGGAGACTTCGTCCTGTTCCTCGAAACACCGAAGGTAGGCCAGAGCCGCCGGGCGGCTGGCAACCGCGAACTGGGCTTTCTTGCCGGTTCCCTTGCAAAACTGCTTGAAATGCTGGGCGATGTCATAAGCGACTTCGGCAATCCGCGACTCGGCGGAAAAGAGCTGCTCGGCCTGCCTGAACTTCTTTTTGAGGTCGCGTTTCTGCTCGGGAGTCAGCCCTTCGGTAATACGATCAAACCACTTGTCCAGTTCGGCATCGTCCCCGTGCAGTTCGCTCATGCGGCCTTCGTACCTGAGCGGGGCCACGGCCCGATCCTGGACAGCCTGGTTCATGGTGTACTTGTGGATGAAGCCGCCGAACTGGTCGGCCGTGCTCTTCTCTTTCTTCAGGAGTGGAGTACCCGTGAAGCCGATATAACAGGCGTTGGGGAAGACCACGCGCATCTTGGCATGGCTCTGGCCGTATTGGCTGCGATGGCTTTCGTCCACCAGCACGAAAATGTTCCGGTCCTCGTCCTTGGTGCGCTTGTTGGCCACGGTCTCGAACTTATCGATGATGGTGGTGACGATGGAGGCGCGTTCCCCGGCAATGAGCTTGAGCAGGTGTTCCCCGGTCCGGGCTTGGACCACGTCCTTGCCGCACGCCTTGAAGGTCTTGGAAATCTGGTTGTCCAGGTCGATGCGGTCGGTGACGATGACCACCTTGGGATTCTTGATGCGGGGGTCGAGCGCCAGGGCCTTGGCGAGCATGACCATGGTCAGGGACTTGCCCGATCCCGTGGTGTGCCAGATGACCCCGCCCCGGCGGCGGCTGTCGCCCTTGACGTCGGTGACCCGATCCACCGTGGCCTTGACCGCGAAATATTGCTGGTAGCGGGCGATTTTCTTGATGCGGCTGTCGTAGATGATGAAACCGTATATGAGTTCCAGGAGCCGCTCCGGGCGCAGGAGGGAATGCAGGGTCTTGTCTTGCGGCGTGGGGGTGCGATGCCCGGAAGTGAGGATACGTGTCAGGGCTTCCCGCTGTTCGTCCGTGGCCTCGGCCATGAGCCGGAACCGTTGCGCTTCGGCCAAGGGTGCGTTGACGATGGCGTCCAGGGCTTCGTTTTGGCCGTCAGCGTCCTCTTCCTTCCAGATCGACCAGAACTTCGCATCCGTGTCCGTGGTGGCGTACATGGCCCGATTCTGGCTGATTGAAAGCAATATCTGGCTGTAGATGTACAACTCCGGGATTTCCGTGACCCGCTGGTTGCGCAGGTGCTGGCTGATGCCTTCCTTGATGGCCCCGCGCTGGTCGGGCCGCTTGCACTCGATGATGGCCACGGGAATGCCGTTGACGAACAGCACGATGTCCGGCCGGCGCACGGCATCGGAATGGCGCCGCTCGAACTCGAATTCGTCGCACATGTGGTAGACGTTGTTTTCCGGGTGTTCCCAATCGATATATTTCAGGGAATGGCTTTTCACGGACCCGTCGATGGTCTGTTCCAGGCTGATGCCCAGGGTGAGCAGGTCATAG
Proteins encoded:
- a CDS encoding phenylacetate--CoA ligase family protein, with translation MTRKDRTEGIYSRREVLDESERRQYCQLQLKELLSYAYRYSEDVKKRFDRAQFNVDKFRTLNDLKHIPIIKKKELIFLQSMGPRLGGLLTKDLGELQRVFLSPGPIFDPEDRSEDYWGWTEGFYAAGFRSGDLAQITFNYHLAPAGLMFEEPLRNLSCAVVPAGPGNTNSQIEIMQKLRVTGYVGTPSYLMHLAQKAEEAGLSLRKDLFLEVAFVTGEKFSEKMRSTLEKKFDCIMRQGYGTADVGCIGYECFHKSGLHLSNRAYVEICHPDTGIPLKDGEVGEIVVTAFNRTYPLIRLATGDLGYLDRAPCACGRTSPRLGGIVGRVDTTARIKGMFVYPHQVEQVMARFEEVKRWQIEVTNPGGIDEMILSIEAGQFNQEDELLHLFREKIKLRPILKVLAPGTLPPQIRPIEDKRTWD
- a CDS encoding site-specific integrase → MPYKEGKRWRGAVRYTPTDGSRQIRRTQLFDKMKDAEKWENKTREALELADAEKRKDMHRVGLEVLVGDWANAYMDYATATWSKGSCSDKRLAFRRLFEMTARPTQLVHEISPVVALNHLSRLKQQTTGNTANRDRKNLAAAWKWGARYLGMDKTNPFRSVDKFPEQRHPRWVPPLEDFRKVVDAATPLQRQLLLLAFHTAARRGELWKLKCSEVNLATGMIGFWTNKRRSGNAEFDELPISDMLRAHLAEWMLMSRDEELVFGSRFEGLLDINNRWLRRLCADVGVRNFGYHGIRHLSASIAIHNGATIVEVQQLLRHKSIATTQRYIHKVKKSTGAVDALDAAWRNDGDRESPALKLVR
- a CDS encoding helix-turn-helix domain-containing protein, translated to MNVDDVLTVKQVAQLLGISESLVRRRDMKVRLKAFIVGSRGIRFRREHVDAYEARNTVGASDQPDDIPMPKKRQRKNLTDKHKLWQRESR
- a CDS encoding integrase domain-containing protein, which gives rise to MGKSDSLKFAANRATLSGPKSKQHRIRQTARHFVDVLRQANMGVEKWTKVTNRHFQSVADTMRADGVGDGRIAEVFTAARHVCRAYENDNISNSNATFGVRRGSIANQASRAVIPDMVKESLASMRNDASFRHAGRAAAQIELMYELGLRREESAKLDLPNDWDRENHSLLVQYGTKGGRPRTLHGLSRQQEAALERAEEYVSPSNRKGIHNLMPEGMGDNWLHRLDYAARKHGLAGKNAGGTLHGLRHERFHQMYVNHAGFEPPNQHESVQVFQEAAQATVGDEWPRLDNEARDAIEEAAGHSPGRRDISNAYLGSSY
- a CDS encoding helix-turn-helix domain-containing protein encodes the protein MTEDSVVDLTPVKTPEQLLKEEVGLYLKIVRETQGKPLRWVAQKLGVSNSFISQIEKGDASIPLDRVLDFSLAYDLPVPEFVRIVLVTMHNDTYRALMSILENDPEMANAANRCHTIANPKERAKRRKVLNPGLSSKSLQRMREFILENQKPTYGKPVAGDS
- a CDS encoding DNA-methyltransferase; the encoded protein is MIDLRKQDHLGVTSSSDDGDIHNDDAFLFLENCPSHRYEAIITDPPFEIGIAGKDWDCKKLRTDVLAYQFYRVLKPGGNVFVFCSDFQFGDWYRELSRYFTKLRKYAWCKPDSRSTNKGMFQESFELGLHVCSENSYFDKEGRYKNYVVAGKTSGNERMMPDPDEEWSTKKGEKTLHPTQKKLSVIETLVTALSKEGDTIFDPFAGTGTLGVAAKNLGRKFEMVEYGFRNHIAAWDRILGEE
- a CDS encoding M48 family metallopeptidase; its protein translation is MAIHVFPDGTVVTDTPRTATVDEIAAKVKSRGAWVLKQQRIFAAYPPAIPARRYVSGEEVRYLGRQYRLKLLVGHERSAKLKGAHLEVTLLAQDGADVAKKLVDAWLRDRADAIFHSLVGSCLERTSGMGVKTVPEWRMLRMRKRWGSCTNSGTIILNPELVAAPKDCIEYVIFHELCHLRVRNHSAAFYRLLSRVVPKWEHLRMKLNRAVELRLEY
- a CDS encoding type I restriction endonuclease subunit R, with product MNSIDFKEYTASHAPALILLEQLGYEYVPPIKALAMRGGRKSMPVLLDVLEARLREMNSITFKGQRHEFSDANIARAVREIAQVPFDSLIATSEQVYDLLTLGISLEQTIDGSVKSHSLKYIDWEHPENNVYHMCDEFEFERRHSDAVRRPDIVLFVNGIPVAIIECKRPDQRGAIKEGISQHLRNQRVTEIPELYIYSQILLSISQNRAMYATTDTDAKFWSIWKEEDADGQNEALDAIVNAPLAEAQRFRLMAEATDEQREALTRILTSGHRTPTPQDKTLHSLLRPERLLELIYGFIIYDSRIKKIARYQQYFAVKATVDRVTDVKGDSRRRGGVIWHTTGSGKSLTMVMLAKALALDPRIKNPKVVIVTDRIDLDNQISKTFKACGKDVVQARTGEHLLKLIAGERASIVTTIIDKFETVANKRTKDEDRNIFVLVDESHRSQYGQSHAKMRVVFPNACYIGFTGTPLLKKEKSTADQFGGFIHKYTMNQAVQDRAVAPLRYEGRMSELHGDDAELDKWFDRITEGLTPEQKRDLKKKFRQAEQLFSAESRIAEVAYDIAQHFKQFCKGTGKKAQFAVASRPAALAYLRCFEEQDEVSVAVVMSSPDSREGNTSTDEFKIPEVQVFWNDMMRRYGNEKQYLESIINAFNHNDDPEILIVIDKLLTGFDAPRNSVLYLDKNLKEHNILQAIARVNRLWDGKDYGLVVDYRGIFGALNEAIDTYAALEKEGFDRADIENTILDVSGEIEQLKARHANVWEIFKEVGNKVDIEAMQLALEPEDIRERFYDALRLFANTLQLALSSARFLDNTPEKTIRRYKADLKDFLNLRNAVKRRFGEAVDYSAYEQQLKNMVSKHIGADAVQEVVAPVDIFAVDAFEQQLELIQGDAAKADHIAARVKKTITVRMDEDPVLFKRLSEIINETISSHRAHRLSDAEYLGKMRGLLDDLQQGERGNLPPSLKGKDEAAVYFGILGEMLEGQIAEASLPQMAISIDDAVTSRKIRDWSDNIDIVNEMKNDIEDVLYDASESSGVTFPGEVIDAVIDKLILVAKRRDLA